Within Pirellulales bacterium, the genomic segment CGTGTTCATCAAGAAGTACGGTTCGAAGGGCACCCACCTGGAGCAGCAAAAGACGGCGCGCGAGCAGTTGTCGCTGCCGAAGCAGGTGCCACCCGCTGAGGAGCCCGTGTTCATTTACACCAAGCCCGAGCCGGTGAAGGCCGAAGGTCCGGCGAGCGAAGAACCGGCAGCCGCTCCCGCGGCCGAGACGGCGAGCGAAGAACCGGAGGCCGAGGCCACGCAAGAATAAGTCTGAGTCAAATAAGCCCTTATACCGCGACGATGTTGATGTGCCATGCGATTCGACGTGCTGACCTTGTTCCCGGAAATGTTTCCGGACTACTTGGGCCAAAGCCTGTTGAATCTTGCCATCCAGCGAGGGCTGGTGGACGTGCGGCTGCACAACATTCGCGATTGGACGCACGACCGACATAAGACGGTGGACGATCGGCCCTTCGGCGGCGGGCCGGGCATGGTGCTCAAGGTCGAGCCGGTCGTGGAGTGCGTCGAAGCCGTGCGGGCGGAAAACGAGGAGCCGGGCCACCTGATCATGCTCACGCCGCAAGGGCGGCGGCTCGATCAAAGCGTGGTCGAGGAATTGGCCGGCAAACGACGTCTGCTGTTGTTGTGCGGAAGGTACGAGGGGTTTGATGAGCGGGTAAGGACGATCCTCCGACCCGACGAGATTTCGATCGGCGATTTCGTGCTCAACGGTGGCGAGGTCGCGGCGATGGTCGTCATCGACACGGTCATTCGCCTCGTGCCGGGCGTGCTGGGGGACGAACAGAGCCACCAACAAGATTCGTTTACGGGACAGGGGAGACTGCTCGAGTTTTCGCAATACACGCGCCCGCGCGAATTTCGCGGCCATGTGGTGCCAGAGGTATTACTCAGCGGTAACCATCCGGAGATCGCCCGCTGGCGCGAACAAGAGCGCATGGAACGAACCAACCAACGAATCGAACAAACACGGACGCAACCCCAGATCACGGCGCCGCCACAGAAGACGCCGCCACAGAACTCGACGAGCTGCTGACGAGGTACGGGCATCCAGCAAGGCTCGCACGACAAACAAAACACACGATTCATAAACACCGTAACGAAAGGATAACCGGCGATGAGCCAGCAGCTTTTGGCCAAGGTCGAAAAAAGTAGCCTCCGCGAGCAGGTGCCCGACTTCAAGATCGGGGACACGGTCGACGTACACACCCGCATCCTTGAAGGCGACAAGGAGCGCATCCAGATTTTCAACGGCGTGGTCATCGCCCGTAGCGGATCGGGCACGCGTGAGATGTTCGTCGTGCGCCGCATCGTGCAGGGCGAGGGCGTCGAGCGAAAGTTTCCCCTGCACACACCACGCATCGCCAAGATCGAGGTCAAGCGGTCGGGCATTGTCCGCCGGGCCAAGCTGTACTTCCTCCGCGATCGCGTCGGCAAGGCTGTGCGTCTGCGCGAACGGCGCGGGGGCAAGGTGCAAGAGGTTCAGCAATAGCCTCGCCGCGGCGGGGCGCTGAGTTCGCATTGGCGCGCCGCCGCATGGGGATCAGCCGTGCGATTCTTCGATTGGCTGGCACTATTGCGCAAGCCCCGTACGCTCGGTCAGCGGGGCGAAGCCGCCGCTGCCCGCTATCTCAAACGGCGCGGGTATAAGATCGTGGCCCGCGGAGATCGCGCCGTCCTGGGCGAATTGGACATCGTGGCAGTCGATGGACGGACGATTGTCTTTGTCGAAGTGAAGACGCGTGCCACGGACGACGGCGGCCACCCGGCCGAAGCCGTCGATCACGACAAGCAGCGCCGGCTCACGCGCGTAGCGCTCGCCTACTTGCGGCGGCACGAGTTGCTCGAGTACCCGTCGCGATTCGACGTCGTGGCGGTTACGTGGCCCCAGTCGGCCAAACAACCGAAGATCGAGCACATTTCCCGCGCCTTCGAGGCAGCCGGTCCCCGAAGCATGCACAGCTAACGAGACGCTGGTGCAGCGGGCCCTGCGTCTGCCAAAATCCCCGCGTCGCCGGGCCCAAAAAACGAAAGCCGCGCGGCACGAACACCGTGCCGCGCGGCTGACTTCCCCAACTCACGATCCGACCACGCTCAGATCGCGGTGTTATACGAATTCTCGGTTACAACCCATAGTGCCGACGACGGCGGCGGTGCAGGCCTGCGGCAGGCTTGCTGGGTACGTGCGATGTGCTGCGGGCGGCTACTGGCCCCCGGCGCTTATCGAAGGTCTTACGCATGCGTTTCGGGGCATGACGATCAATGGATTCGCCTTCATAAGAATCCGAGTCATACGACATTAGCTTTCTCCTTATTTCGGGTATTTCCTCACACCACTCACCGGGACACCCCGGGCTGCCGCTCGCCGGAGTCCCCGGCTTAATCCCAGCGGCATTCGCTTGCTGCCAACCGAGGGACTTGTGCATAAGCTCCCTGGCGGCGGCCCAGAGGAAACGCAAGCAACATGCCAATGCCGCTAGCGGATGGCAGATCGCCGGCGAATCGGCGTAAAGGCTGTGAAAATCCGGGCCTGCGACACTGCGTCGTGACGACCGACGGGGGCCGGAAAAAAGACGATCTCCTCGGTTTGGTGACAGAGGAGCTCGAGCGGATTTAACGCGTGCCTACGACGTGAGTTACGCTATGTGGCGTGCGAATCCACAGAGGCATTCGAAGCGAGCGCCCCACCGAGATTCCGTCTTAACCGCTTTATGGCATTTGACTTAAAACGGCTCACTAAACTAGGGAGCCATTTCACCAAAATGGTGAAACCCGCGACCGCCGGCGGTTGCGCGGCTTTTCAATCCCCCACATGCGCAAGGGGGCCTTTCGAGCCGCGCGCTGCGACCGACGTCGCTTCCCAATGTGCCGTAAACGGCGCACGCGCAAGCGCTGCCTGCGGTCGGCGCGTCATTCGAAAACCGCCAGCGCGCGCGTCCCTTTCGGACGGACCGGTGCGCACGGTTCCACGCTCACGCGCAAAGCCGCATCATGTTTGCGAGCTATAAGTTGTGGCTTCTCTGTCCTGACAACAATTCCGGTATCAAAGGCTTTGGCAACATCCTGTAACAACCCCTCCTGGGCTGCCCCCTTAGCCTCGTTGGCGCAGTCGCCAATCGGCGCGCAAGACCATCGCGAGCCGTTGGTGAAGACTGTTCCGTCGTTCGCACCCGCGCAGGTGCAAATCGTCTCTTCCGCGCACCGGGTGCGCGCAGAGCCGGTTTCAACTACGCAAGTGGGATGCCAAACATTGAATCGGCGAACACAGAATGGCTTTGACCAGTGGTTTCTGCCTGTGGTTCGCCGGTTGGCTGAGTCCGAAAAAGGCGGTTAAGCCGCTTGTGCAGGCTCGCATTGGAGGTCGCCGGAGACCGACGCAGCCTTTCGGTTCCCTTGAGGCCCAGGAACGGGCAGTTCCGCCGTCCGGCTAACTTTGCCGGCCCTGAGGCGGTGGCACGAGCCGCTCGTTGATGGCTTGTTGGATTTCAGCCTGTACGACCTCCACAGCGCGGGCGGCGTCGACGACCATGATCTGCTCGGGTCTGCGCCCCGATTCGGCGAGAAAACCCGCTCGCAGCCGCTGGCGAAATTCGTCTCCTTGGAGTTCCATGCGGTCAAGCGGGCGAGCCAGGCGTGCCTGGGCCGCCTGCGGGGACATGTCGAGAACGATGGTCAGGTTCGGTTCCAAGCCCCCGGTGGCCGTACGCCCGATGCGCCACAGCTCTTCGACATCGAGGCCCCCGGCATGCCCCTGGTACACGACGTTTGCCAACAGAT encodes:
- the trmD gene encoding tRNA (guanosine(37)-N1)-methyltransferase TrmD encodes the protein MRFDVLTLFPEMFPDYLGQSLLNLAIQRGLVDVRLHNIRDWTHDRHKTVDDRPFGGGPGMVLKVEPVVECVEAVRAENEEPGHLIMLTPQGRRLDQSVVEELAGKRRLLLLCGRYEGFDERVRTILRPDEISIGDFVLNGGEVAAMVVIDTVIRLVPGVLGDEQSHQQDSFTGQGRLLEFSQYTRPREFRGHVVPEVLLSGNHPEIARWREQERMERTNQRIEQTRTQPQITAPPQKTPPQNSTSC
- a CDS encoding YraN family protein, encoding MRFFDWLALLRKPRTLGQRGEAAAARYLKRRGYKIVARGDRAVLGELDIVAVDGRTIVFVEVKTRATDDGGHPAEAVDHDKQRRLTRVALAYLRRHELLEYPSRFDVVAVTWPQSAKQPKIEHISRAFEAAGPRSMHS
- the rpsP gene encoding 30S ribosomal protein S16; its protein translation is MAVVIRMKKMGRKHRPFFRICAVDSRNPRDGAVIEELGTYDPLVPNVDARVLMNVDRMDYWLSVGAKPSVNVNVFIKKYGSKGTHLEQQKTAREQLSLPKQVPPAEEPVFIYTKPEPVKAEGPASEEPAAAPAAETASEEPEAEATQE
- the rplS gene encoding 50S ribosomal protein L19 gives rise to the protein MSQQLLAKVEKSSLREQVPDFKIGDTVDVHTRILEGDKERIQIFNGVVIARSGSGTREMFVVRRIVQGEGVERKFPLHTPRIAKIEVKRSGIVRRAKLYFLRDRVGKAVRLRERRGGKVQEVQQ
- the tmk gene encoding dTMP kinase — translated: MFFSLDGIDGTGKSTQLALCETWLRGLGYDVVTCRDPGSTPLGESIRAILLESRDTPISRTAEMLLYMAARAQLVAQVIRPALEAGKMVLSDRYLLANVVYQGHAGGLDVEELWRIGRTATGGLEPNLTIVLDMSPQAAQARLARPLDRMELQGDEFRQRLRAGFLAESGRRPEQIMVVDAARAVEVVQAEIQQAINERLVPPPQGRQS